Proteins found in one Cryptococcus neoformans var. grubii H99 chromosome 14, complete sequence genomic segment:
- a CDS encoding formamidopyrimidine-DNA glycosylase, which yields MPELPEVERARKLIEDSCQGYKIVSVDAQEDSIIFTGGTDHNEFAKEITGRTITGCERKGKTFWMTLSGEGRYPVMHFGMTGMIQLKGQEPTWYRRKHKESADVWPPRFYKFILKLEPQEGSIGDEPRELAFIDGRRLGRLRLVSDPVSSHLPVSGLGFDPILNHPTLEEFTKLLVNKKGTVKGVIMDQAFSAGVGNWVADEVLYQARIHPSCPIPALSEQNIKDLHHQLRAVPLTAISVNADSKLFPSDWLFRWRWSKGTTQKKQMEKDRKSKGKKAIDSEGGEDVKPEDKEFLELPDGSPATIKFIEVGGRTTALVEELQKMPDGIEIKPKISKGGKWAGAKRKKAIKEEESDEVNELSDQSELEENKRKRPLTARQRATAEKGGINNNLASQTRTEDNKPSAGKRRTIRARIGESKDHQDSEVKKENGSIRSRKSKKQADEKPARIGSQKGRKKAASTPESSELSDVPE from the exons ATGCCAGAGCTCCCTG AGGTTGAAAGAGCTCGGAAACTTATCGAAGACTCCTGCCAAGGGTACAAGATCGTTTCAGTCGATGCTCAAGAAGACAGTATCATCTTTACCGGTGGCACAGATCATAACGAGTTTGCCAAGGAGATCACAGGAAGGACTATAACAGGGTGTGAGCGGAAAGGCAAAAC GTTCTGGATGACTTTGTCGGGTGAAGGACGATACCCGGTAATGCACTTCGGCATGACAGGTATGATACAGCTCAAAGGTCAAGAACCAACTTGGTATCGGAGAAAGCACAAAGAGAGTGCGGACGTTTGGCCTCCCAGA TTCTATAAGTT CATACTGAAGCTTGAACCTCAAGAAGGCTCCATCGGTGACGAACCTCGAGAACTGGCTTTCATAGATG GACGTCGACTTGGTCGACTTCGCCTGGTATCTGATCCTGtatcttcccatcttcccGTCTCGGGGCTAGGCTTTGACCCTATACTCAACCACCCAACTTTAGAAGAGTTTACAAAGCTGCTGGTGAACAAGAAAGGGACTGTCAAAGGAGTCATCATGGACCAAGCATTCAGTGCGGGCGTTGGCAAT TGGGTCGCAGACGA GGTACTTTACCAGGCCCGTATCCACCCTTCGTGCCCCATTCCGGCATTATCCGAACAAAACATTAAAGatctccaccaccaactCCGTGCCGTCCCTCTCACCGCAATATCTGTGAATGCTGATTCAAAACTTTTCCCTTCCGACTGGCTTTTCCGCTGGAGGTGGAGTAAAGGTACAActcagaagaagcagatggagaaggacagAAAGAGtaaagggaagaaggccaTTGATAGCGAGGGGGGTGAGGATGTGAAGCCGGAGGATAAAGAGTTTTTGGAGCTT CCCGATGGATCACCCGCCACGATCAAATTTATTGAAGTCGGTGGACGTACGACGGCACTGGTCGAAGAACTGCAAAAGATGCCGGATGGGATCGAGATCAAGCCAAAAATCAGCAAAGGTGGCAAATGGGCCGGAgcgaagagaaagaaggccatcaaggaggaagagtct GACGAGGTCAATGAACTATCCGATCAAAGTGAATTAGAAGAGAACAAACGCAAAAGACCTTTGACGGCAAGACAGAGAGCAACTGCAGAGAAAGGGGGGATCAACAACAATTTAGCCTCGCAGACGAGAACTGAAGATAATAAACCTTCTGCTGGAAAGCGACGAACCATCAGGGCAAGGATTGGGGAGTCCAAAGATCATCAGGATTCGGAggtgaaaaaggaaaatggGAGTATAAGG TCTCGTAAATCTAAGAAGCAAGCGGACGAAAAACCTGCAAGAATTGGATCTCAAAAGGGTAGAAAGAAGGCGGCTTCGACTCCAGAGTCTTCAGAATTGTCTGATGTTCCCGAATAG